The nucleotide window ATCTGCCCCTTCCTAGTTCTGTATCGAGGCTTGTCGTCAGTGCGGACAAGTACGTTGATGTGTGTTCCATCAAGAGCACCAAGGCACCCCTTCAATGCAAAGAAAAACAAGGTCAGACCATCAGTTATGTActcattatttattcatattaattttgagGGAACCAAATAACAATACCTTAAACCATTTCCATCTATGGTCCGTGCAGTTTTCGGGGACAGGAGTGGGTTTGGCCATTAAAACAGAGTGCAGGCTAAGAATTGCACACATCACTTTGTGCACACACTGTGACACAGTGGCCCCAGATCGCCAGAACTGGAATTTAACTCTACGGTTTTTGTCATGATGGGCCAGAACACCCAGGAACATGGCAACCTGTTCCTCAATGCCTAAAGTTCTCCCGATTCGCAAGCCACCCCGCGCATATAGTATCCGACACAACCGTCCAAAAGTGTTGCGGTCCATTCGCAAGTTTGCAATGCAGTCCGCATCACTGATATGAATCAGTCTGTCAAGATGCTTTATTTGGCGGtccattttattcaaaatactGTGCCGCTGGTCAAGGATCCTTCTTTTTGACAATCGGGTGCGTGCATTCATGTACTTGAGCAGGAGATCGGTGGTTTCAACACGGTAAAGTAGCATAATATCCTCCAACAGCATGACCAGATCTCCGTATTTGGTTGTGCGGCTGCGCATTTCGTAAGAGGCAGCAGATTTTTGCACCTCTATTTTGATTGAACAAAATACAACTCAACACATACAAGACACAATGATCTCCAAATCAGAGGAAAACTACATCAATTCCGTATCAATTGACGATTCAAATAGCAACAGATAATCCACAAGATATGAACAAATTACCATAACGTATGAAAGCGACTCAACCTAAAATATAGATATTCTCTACCACAAAAAAACAGATATTAACAAATATCAGATTTTATCTCAAATTGGACCCCTCGGAATGGAGAATACAGAGAGAATTCGCGACTTACTTGGGTAAAATGGATTAGAGCTTGCAAATCCTTGTATGTGGGTGGGTGGACTCAATCGTAGGAGACTCGTCGTTCTCTGCACAAAACACAAATCAATTTTAGGAAAGGCAGGTCGAAGGCCATTTCAAATTGTTAGGCCTTCAAGGCCTGAAGCATTGGTGAATGGAAATTGCACTGCGAATGTGTTCTCAAGATGACAACGGCCCTGCTACAACTTTGAATGCACCTCCgaacggaaaaaaaaaaaacttaactcCGATGCTGTTGAATTTTAATGCTGAGGATTTTGTATTGATAAGTGGATGGCAAATAGGGCGAACTCCGACGCTGTTGAACTTTCACACCGCCATTGTAGAACTAGggcaaatttaattttggatgagttcaaattcaatttcaaactgGGTGAAAATGAGAGTCTTGGGGCACAGTAGACTTTTGGCACTCAATTCTGGACACAGTCTACGATGCTGCTCCAATTAGCACCCTCTTgtcaataaatgaaaattgggTTA belongs to Salvia hispanica cultivar TCC Black 2014 unplaced genomic scaffold, UniMelb_Shisp_WGS_1.0 HiC_scaffold_908, whole genome shotgun sequence and includes:
- the LOC125200337 gene encoding uncharacterized protein LOC125200337; protein product: MRSRTTKYGDLVMLLEDIMLLYRVETTDLLLKYMNARTRLSKRRILDQRHSILNKMDRQIKHLDRLIHISDADCIANLRMDRNTFGRLCRILYARGGLRIGRTLGIEEQVAMFLGVLAHHDKNRRVKFQFWRSGATVSQCVHKVMCAILSLHSVLMAKPTPVPENCTDHRWKWFKGCLGALDGTHINVLVRTDDKPRYRTRKG